A single Gemmatimonadales bacterium DNA region contains:
- a CDS encoding glycosyltransferase, translated as MSSTEIAIGIATWRRPEGLARLLAGLGNLVFVKVPRPKLTVIVADNDPAGSASSVCRAGIPGGNARLGYVVEPRPGLAPVRNRLLAHVPAGAAALALVDDDEVPAPSWLDELLDLWRRTGAGIVAGRVEPHFPEPVPAWVGRGRFFHSRPAPSGAPTRRGGTCNCLIDARIFRELGLRFDEAYAESGGEDTHFFWRARAAGERVVWCDEAVVTEWVPRERATVGWLARREYREGGTVALVERELAPPAPVLSRAGRVLRGGGRIAQGVARLAVSPPLGATLTASAVEGVKLAARGAGMIAGSFGIRYREYARRGAR; from the coding sequence GTGAGCAGCACCGAGATCGCCATCGGCATCGCCACGTGGCGGCGGCCCGAGGGGCTGGCGCGGTTGCTTGCCGGGTTGGGTAATCTCGTGTTCGTGAAGGTGCCACGGCCGAAACTCACGGTCATTGTCGCCGACAACGACCCCGCGGGCAGCGCGTCCAGTGTGTGTCGCGCGGGAATCCCGGGTGGCAATGCGCGGCTCGGGTACGTGGTCGAGCCCCGGCCGGGCCTCGCCCCGGTGCGCAACCGCCTGCTCGCGCACGTGCCCGCCGGCGCCGCCGCACTCGCGCTGGTGGACGACGACGAGGTGCCGGCGCCGTCGTGGCTCGACGAGCTGCTCGACCTGTGGCGTCGAACGGGGGCCGGGATCGTGGCCGGCCGCGTCGAGCCGCACTTTCCCGAGCCGGTGCCGGCCTGGGTGGGGCGCGGACGTTTCTTCCACTCGCGGCCTGCGCCGAGCGGTGCGCCCACGCGGCGCGGCGGCACCTGCAACTGCCTTATCGACGCGCGGATCTTCCGCGAGCTCGGGCTCCGCTTCGACGAGGCGTACGCCGAGTCGGGCGGTGAGGATACGCACTTCTTCTGGCGCGCGCGTGCCGCGGGCGAGCGGGTCGTGTGGTGCGATGAGGCGGTGGTGACCGAGTGGGTGCCGCGCGAGCGCGCGACGGTGGGCTGGCTCGCCCGCCGCGAATATCGCGAGGGCGGGACCGTGGCGCTGGTGGAGCGCGAGCTGGCGCCGCCGGCGCCGGTGTTGTCGCGCGCCGGCCGCGTGCTCCGGGGCGGGGGGCGCATCGCGCAGGGTGTCGCGCGCCTCGCCGTCTCGCCACCGCTCGGGGCCACGCTCACGGCGAGCGCCGTGGAGGGCGTGAAGCTCGCCGCGCGCGGCGCGGGGATGATCGCGGGCAGTTTCGGGATCAGGTATCGCGAGTACGCGCGGCGGGGGGCGCGTTGA
- a CDS encoding glycosyltransferase, with amino-acid sequence MSPRPEPGLVSVVIPCYNAEAYLAAAIRSALNQTHPAIEVIVVDDGSSDGSRLVAASFGDRITLLAEPHRGGNAARNAGVARARGEYILMLDADDVLGPTCAASRAEVLAAEPEVGLVAGHYREIDAAGALLPRIPEVRRLGPLAPFRQAVRRNWGPPVGWVFRREAYERCGGFDPLLRSCQDWDFVIRVALRYRIAYVPRAEAFYRKLPGSVSSDPGRMLTEMARLQRKNRAYAESGWRYRIDCALGRFELGRRVLHASLTGAPLATAVPRTLLLVARRPSLVWIGALSAITFVAGKRPSAKSHAPAPASVPA; translated from the coding sequence ATGAGTCCGAGACCTGAGCCGGGCCTCGTCTCCGTCGTGATTCCCTGCTACAACGCCGAAGCGTACCTCGCCGCTGCGATCCGCTCCGCGTTGAACCAGACGCACCCGGCGATCGAGGTGATCGTGGTGGACGACGGCTCGAGCGACGGATCCCGGCTGGTGGCGGCGTCGTTCGGCGACCGGATCACGCTGCTTGCCGAGCCGCACCGCGGCGGCAACGCGGCAAGGAACGCGGGCGTGGCGCGAGCGCGGGGGGAATACATCCTCATGCTCGATGCCGACGACGTGCTCGGCCCCACTTGCGCGGCCTCGCGGGCGGAGGTGCTCGCGGCCGAGCCGGAGGTCGGGCTCGTCGCCGGCCACTATCGCGAGATCGACGCCGCCGGGGCGCTCCTCCCGCGGATTCCTGAAGTTCGACGACTGGGCCCGCTCGCGCCGTTCCGCCAGGCTGTGCGGCGCAACTGGGGACCTCCGGTGGGCTGGGTGTTCCGGCGCGAAGCGTACGAGCGGTGCGGCGGCTTCGATCCGCTGCTCCGCTCCTGCCAGGACTGGGACTTCGTGATCCGCGTGGCGCTACGCTACCGGATCGCGTACGTGCCGAGGGCGGAGGCGTTCTACCGAAAGCTGCCGGGGTCGGTATCGAGCGATCCGGGGCGGATGCTCACCGAAATGGCCCGCCTTCAGCGGAAGAACCGCGCGTACGCGGAGAGCGGATGGCGCTACCGGATCGATTGCGCCCTTGGACGATTCGAGCTGGGCCGGCGAGTTCTGCATGCCTCGCTGACCGGCGCGCCGCTCGCGACGGCGGTCCCCCGCACGTTGTTGCTCGTGGCGCGCCGCCCTTCGCTTGTCTGGATCGGTGCGCTCTCGGCAATCACGTTCGTAGCTGGCAAGCGGCCGAGCGCAAAAAGTCACGCGCCGGCTCCGGCATCGGTGCCCGCGTGA
- a CDS encoding WecB/TagA/CpsF family glycosyltransferase, which produces MSATLVRAPAAGRRPAEPPARTDAPTYRVLGVEITALTLAGLGVTLDRAIADGRRVFIANHNLHSVYLYHRVRGMRELYARAHATIIDGMPLVLAGRCLGLPLGRRHRLATLDWIGPVMARAAANGWRVFVLAGRPGVAERGAAVLRRRHPGLQILTATGYFDAAPGSADSRAMVRRINAWGPELLLVGMGMPRQEEWLADHLDQLDANAVFNVGAVMDYIAGEIPTPPRWTGRLGVEWLYRLVTTPARTARRYLIEPWSLVPLFARDMARRRVVSPPQPAALVAPAAPASADILGVSVDLLTMAALTERIATLVARRGRHVVGNHNLHSVCLYHRHPRMRSMYERATLTFIEGMSLVAAGRLLGLPTRRVHRIAVLDWIHPLMARAAAEGWRVFVVGGAPGIARRAAERLAREHPGLVIDTASGYFDTSPGGSDNAWMLERINRFRPDLLLVGMGMPRQEIWIADNHDRLDASVVLNVGGLMDCIAGEIPTAPRWLGRYGLEWLFRLVATPNRTAVRYLVEPWTLLPRLWHEMNAHRRTRHDAAIHDSLSRTGGPTG; this is translated from the coding sequence ATGAGCGCGACGCTGGTTCGGGCGCCGGCGGCCGGGCGGCGGCCGGCCGAGCCGCCGGCGCGGACGGACGCGCCGACGTACCGCGTACTTGGCGTCGAGATCACCGCGCTCACGCTGGCCGGGCTCGGAGTCACGCTCGACCGCGCGATCGCCGATGGGCGCCGGGTCTTCATCGCCAACCACAACCTGCACAGCGTCTATCTCTATCACCGCGTGCGCGGCATGCGCGAGCTCTACGCGCGAGCCCACGCCACGATCATCGATGGCATGCCGCTCGTGCTCGCCGGGCGCTGTCTTGGTTTGCCGCTCGGCCGCCGCCACCGGCTGGCCACGCTCGACTGGATCGGTCCCGTCATGGCGCGCGCGGCCGCCAACGGGTGGCGCGTGTTCGTCCTGGCGGGCCGCCCCGGTGTCGCGGAGCGCGGGGCCGCCGTGCTCCGCCGCCGTCACCCCGGGCTGCAAATCCTCACGGCGACCGGATACTTCGACGCGGCCCCCGGCAGCGCCGACAGTCGCGCGATGGTGCGCCGGATCAACGCCTGGGGTCCCGAGCTTCTGCTCGTCGGCATGGGCATGCCGCGGCAGGAGGAGTGGCTCGCCGACCACCTGGACCAGCTCGACGCGAACGCGGTGTTCAACGTCGGCGCCGTGATGGACTACATCGCGGGCGAGATCCCCACGCCGCCGCGATGGACCGGCCGGCTCGGCGTCGAGTGGCTTTACCGGCTGGTCACGACGCCGGCGCGCACCGCGCGCCGGTACCTGATCGAGCCGTGGTCGCTGGTGCCGCTCTTCGCCCGGGACATGGCGCGCCGCCGGGTGGTATCACCGCCCCAACCCGCGGCCCTGGTGGCTCCCGCGGCGCCAGCCTCGGCCGACATTCTCGGCGTCTCGGTGGACCTGCTCACGATGGCCGCGCTCACCGAGCGGATCGCGACGCTCGTCGCCCGGCGCGGGAGGCACGTCGTCGGAAACCACAATCTGCACAGCGTCTGTCTCTATCACCGCCACCCGCGCATGCGCTCGATGTACGAGCGGGCAACCCTCACCTTCATCGAAGGCATGTCGCTCGTCGCGGCGGGCCGGTTGCTCGGGCTGCCCACGCGCCGGGTACATCGCATCGCGGTGCTCGACTGGATCCACCCGTTGATGGCGCGCGCGGCCGCGGAGGGGTGGCGCGTGTTCGTCGTGGGCGGCGCGCCGGGAATTGCGCGAAGGGCGGCGGAGCGGCTCGCGCGCGAGCACCCGGGGCTCGTCATCGACACCGCCTCTGGCTACTTCGACACCTCGCCCGGCGGCTCCGACAACGCCTGGATGCTCGAGCGGATCAACCGCTTCCGCCCCGACCTCCTGCTCGTCGGCATGGGAATGCCGCGGCAGGAGATCTGGATCGCCGACAACCATGACCGGCTCGACGCGAGCGTGGTGCTGAACGTCGGCGGCCTCATGGACTGCATTGCCGGCGAGATCCCCACCGCGCCGCGCTGGCTCGGCCGCTACGGCCTCGAATGGCTCTTCCGGCTGGTCGCGACGCCTAACCGCACGGCCGTCCGCTACCTCGTCGAGCCGTGGACGCTGCTACCGCGGCTCTGGCACGAGATGAACGCCCACCGGCGGACGCGGCATGACGCGGCGATACACGACTCACTCTCCCGCACCGGAGGACCCACCGGATGA
- a CDS encoding glycosyltransferase, producing the protein MVIGRPVAIYRDVLLAPSETFVRAQAEALTSFVPYYVGARATAGLELPAGRTLLVNQGTPGGRARELCFKATGMAPALVQRLRRLRPALIHAHFGPDALRALPLARRLGAPLVATLHGYDVTMHAAELARTGLAGARWVRHRGSVWREAALVLAVSEFVRGKAIAQGCPPERVVVHYTGVDLDFFQPIPGGVRRPIVLFVGRLVESKGCHHLIEAMRRVQEIVPDAELVVIGDGPLRGGLEALARSELERWRMLGTQPLDVVRAWLARARVLSVPGVTAASGNTEGFGMVFAEAQAMGTPVAGYAHGGIPEAVADGQTGLLVPEGDRDALADRLALLLSDDVLWRHMSDAGRRRVRQQFDIRRQTARLQQLYRHVLGEGPRPAAEPASARPRQAVAG; encoded by the coding sequence ATGGTGATCGGGCGCCCGGTGGCGATCTACCGCGACGTGCTGCTCGCGCCGTCCGAGACGTTCGTGCGCGCGCAGGCGGAGGCGCTCACCTCCTTCGTGCCGTACTACGTGGGCGCGCGCGCGACGGCCGGCCTCGAGCTGCCGGCCGGGCGCACGCTGCTGGTGAATCAGGGCACGCCCGGAGGCCGCGCGCGCGAGCTCTGCTTCAAGGCGACGGGCATGGCCCCCGCCCTCGTGCAACGGCTCCGCCGTCTCCGGCCCGCGCTCATCCACGCGCACTTCGGGCCGGACGCGCTGCGCGCGCTCCCGCTTGCGCGGCGGCTTGGCGCGCCGCTCGTCGCGACCTTGCACGGCTACGACGTCACGATGCACGCCGCCGAGCTCGCCCGGACGGGGCTCGCGGGCGCGCGCTGGGTGCGGCACCGCGGGAGCGTCTGGCGGGAGGCCGCGCTCGTGCTCGCCGTCTCCGAGTTCGTACGCGGGAAGGCGATCGCGCAGGGCTGTCCGCCGGAGCGCGTCGTGGTCCACTACACCGGCGTCGATCTCGATTTCTTCCAGCCGATTCCCGGCGGCGTCCGGCGGCCCATCGTGCTTTTCGTCGGCCGGCTGGTCGAGAGCAAGGGCTGCCATCACCTGATCGAGGCGATGCGGCGTGTCCAGGAGATCGTGCCCGACGCCGAGCTGGTCGTGATCGGCGACGGACCGCTGCGGGGCGGACTCGAGGCGCTGGCGCGCTCCGAGCTGGAGCGCTGGCGCATGCTGGGCACCCAGCCGCTCGACGTGGTGCGCGCGTGGCTCGCGCGCGCGCGCGTGCTTAGCGTGCCGGGTGTCACGGCCGCATCGGGCAACACCGAAGGATTCGGCATGGTGTTCGCCGAGGCCCAGGCGATGGGCACGCCGGTCGCGGGCTATGCCCACGGCGGCATTCCCGAGGCCGTGGCCGACGGCCAGACCGGGCTTCTCGTGCCCGAGGGAGACCGCGACGCGTTGGCCGACCGGCTTGCCCTGCTGCTCTCGGACGACGTGCTCTGGCGCCACATGAGCGACGCGGGGCGGCGCCGAGTGCGGCAGCAATTCGACATCCGGCGGCAGACGGCGCGCTTGCAGCAGCTCTACCGCCATGTGCTGGGCGAGGGGCCGCGTCCGGCGGCGGAGCCGGCCAGCGCACGGCCGCGGCAGGCGGTGGCGGGATGA